Below is a genomic region from Gillisia sp. Hel_I_86.
CTGCGTGTTGCTTTCTTCTGAAGAAGATGCTAAAGGCCCCAAAATTATTGGGGATGAAATGTATCATTTTTTTGATGCCACCCATCTCATGGGCTTTCATTTAGCCAACTCCGGTTTGCTAATGATCTTGGATGAGCGTGTTCCCGAAACGATTTCCAAACATTTTCCTGATATTATTTATCCTTTTCTTGAGAAGAATGGAAGTTCTATAGACAAAGTGGAGCATCTTATTTTTCATCCTGGCGGGAGAAAGATAGTACAAACAGTGTCTAATCTTTTTGGTACCTTAGGGAAGAATATTGATGATACCCGAGAAGTACTTCGATTATATGGGAATATGAGCAGTGTAACCGTACTGTATGTTTTGGAAAGATTTCTTCAGAAAGAAATTCCAAAAGGAGAGCAGGGTTTACTTTTAAGTTTTGGTCCCGGGTTTTCAGCACAACGAATTTTAATAGAATGGTAGCAGAATTTAAAGATCTCAATTATTGGGCGCTGATCCTTGGAGGCAGTAGCGGACTAGGGCTTGCAACAGCCAGAAAACTTGCCAAACACGGCATGAATATTATAATTATACATAGGGATCGAAGGTCTGAAATCCCCGATATCGAAGAAGCTTTTGAAGATATCAGAGAATCTGGAGTTCGGCTAGAGAGTTTTAATATAGACGCCGTACAGAAAGATAAACGGGAAGATCTTATCAAGGAGATCACCAATATTCTAGGAGAGAAAGGTAAAATAAGGACGTTGGTGCACAGTATTGCCAAAGGAAATTTAAAGCCCATGAGCGGGAAAGGGCCTTTTTTGGAAAATATAGACTTCCAAATCACTATAGATGCGATGGCCTTAAGTTTATACGATTGGACCGAAGCGGTGTATCAGGCAGGATTATTTGCCAAAGATGCCCGGGTTGTTTCATTTACCAGTGAAGGAAATAAAAAAGCTTGGGAAAACTACGCTGCAGTATCTGCAGCAAAAGTGGTTCTGGAAGCCATAACTAGAAGTATGGCGCTTGAATTTGCTCGTTATGGGATTCGTGCGAACTGTATACAGGCGGGAGTTACGGTTACCAGATCTTTCCAAATGATCCCCGGAAATGAAACTTTGCGCATGCATGCCCTAAAACACAATCCTTTTAAACGTTTAACTGTTCCAAACGATGTTGCCAATGTGGTATATCTTTTAAGTAAAGATGAAGCCAGTTGGATCACAGGGACTATAATTCCCGTGAATGGCGGGGAACATCTCAAATAATTAGGTAGAGCTGTATTTCATCCAGCATGAACTGAAACATATCGTCACCCTGAACTTGTTTCAGGGTCTCATCCTGATTTTTAGTGAGATGCTGAAACAAGTTCAGCATGACGTAAAACCTGAATGTTGCTACTTAAAATTAATAACTGTACAAAATCGGAAAATCAAAAAATAATTTCTCAAACGATTTTTTTTAAATAAACATTAACCCAAATTTTTATTTCTCAGGTGAACTATAATTCGATCATTTCTGCACTACCTTATTCAAAGCCATTTTTATTTGTTGATGAAATTTTAGAGGTCAATGCTGAAGCTTGTAAAGGAACTTATACATTTCTTGAAGACGCTTATTTTTATAAAGGGCATTTTAAAGATCACCCTGTAACGCCAGGAGTGATCTTAACCGAGTGTATGTCACAAATTGGGGTGGTATGTCTAGGAATTTATCTTCTGAATAGTTTAGTAGATACTAAAAGTTTAGCTGCGGAAGAAATTGAAATCGCGTTGAGTTCTACTCAAATAGATTTCTTTTTACCGATTTATCCAGGGGAACAAGTGAGAGTGGTCTCAAAAAAAGAATATTTCAGGTTCCATAAATTGAAATGTGCTGTTGAAATGTTCAATAGTAATAACGAATTGGTATGTCGAGGAATGATTGCGGGGATGATGAAGACATAAAATTCAAAGTTCAAGATTTAAGGTTCAAGGTTATTGAAAAAGGTAAAGTGAGATCCTGAAATAAATTCAGGATGACGAGTTTTTGATTAGAATGTTATTAAAAATAATTCCACCTCTTATCGCTATGGGTTTCAAATGTCACATCGAGCGTAGTCGAGATGTTTTCATGACCCTTCGACTGATCTCGAGGATTCAAAGTTTAAGGTTCAATATTATGAAGAATTCAAATTTTTGGAATAATTAAAATGGAAAAACGAGTTGTCATTACAGGATTGGGAATTTGTGCTCCCAATGGGGTGAGTATCCCTAAATTTAAGGAAGCACTTCGTGCAGGTACGAGCGGGATCACTTTTCATCCTCAACTTAAAGAACTTAATTTTAGTTGCCAGATAGGAGGGAAGCCAGAAATTTCTGAAGCCAAGCTAGCTGAATATTTTACGCCATTACAATTACGAGGATTAAATAGCAGCGGAATAGTTTACGGTGTGATCTCTGGAACGGATGCCTGGAAAGATGCCGGACTTCAAATCTCTCATAAGGATTCACCAGATTGGGCTAGTGGGATCATTTTTGGCACTGGGATTTTAGGAGTAGATAAATTTAGGGAAGCCATACATTTAATAGATGCAGGAAAAACGAGGCGCTTAGGAAGTACCAGTGTGATCCAGACCATGGCGAGTGGGATAAGTGCGTATTTAGGAGGTATTTTAGGTTGTGGAAATCAGGTGACCACCAACTCTTCTGCATGTACCACTGGAACAGAGGCACTTTTAATGGGCTATGAGCGTATTAAAGCCGGAAAAGCAACCAGAATGCTAGTGGGAAGCTGTAGTGATTACGGACCTTATGTATGGGGCGGCTTCGATGCCATGCGGATTCTTCCCGGAAATTTCAATGAAAATCCAGAGGCCGCATCTAAACCCATGAGTGCCGATGCCTCGGGCTTTGTTCCAGGAAGCGGAGCCGGTTCTTTGGTTTTGGAAGATCTGGAGGCTGCATTGGAAAGGGGGGCGAAAATATATGCAGAAGTCTTGGGAGGAGAAGTAAACAGTGGCGGACAACGAGGAGCAGGAAGTATGACGGCTGCAAATAACGAAGCGGTACAACGTTGCATAACGGGAGCTTTAAACAATTCAAAAATATCAGCATCAGAAATAGACTCGATAAATGGGCATTTAACAGCTACGAGCAAGGATTCCATAGAAATCGCGAATTGGGCAGAAGCATTAAATCTGAAGAGCGTTGAGAGTTTTCCTTATATCAACTCTCTTAAGGGAATGACAGGGCATTGCCTAAGTGCTTCCGGCAGTATGGAATGTGTAGCAAGTGTGCTGGAAATAGCAAAAGGTTTTGTATTTCCAAACATCAACTGCGAAGAAATACATCCAGAGATCCTCGAGCTGATTCCTGAAGAGCGTATTCCCCGAAAAACAATTGAAAAACCGATTAACATAATAGCAAAAGCAAGTTTTGGTTTTGGGGATGTGAATGCGGTGGCGATATTTAAGAAATATGTTTAATTCAGAATTTAATATTTTTAACTTTTCACTTCAAATAGATTGTTATATTAGCCTCATGACAGACAACACTATTTTAGAAAAAATAAAAATCATTGTTACTCCGTATGTGCAACGCCAAGAAGGCCTGGATGATTTTGATGAGAAAACTGATTTTCTGACAGACCTCGAAATAAATTCAGCAAACCTAGTAGATGTGATCTTGGATGTAGAAGACGAATTTAACATAGAAATAGATAACGCTTCTATGGAAGGAATGCTAACGGCTGGCGATGCAAAGAGAATAATCTTAACCAAAATGGAGAATTGATTGGGAATGATATCATAGATCTTGAAATTCCGATCTCTCCAAATTGGAACACTACCCGTTATTTAAATAAATTATTTACCTCATCAGAACAAACTGCAATTTTTGATTCCGAAGAGCCTGAAATTTGGCTTCAATTATTTTGGTCTTTAAAAGAAGCGGCTTATAAGGCACATCAACGCCAATTTAATTTACCCAGAAAGTATAATCCTCTTGATTTTATATGCGAAATAATTTCAGAAGAAAAAGAAGCGGTTCAGGGAATTTTAAGAATAAAAGGCCTTATTTATTTCTCTACTTCAACAATCACTTCAACCTATATCCACAGTACAGCTATGACTGGTTCAGAAATAAATCGGGAAGCATGCATCAAAATTCTTGACGGGGAAAGCGCTCTTAAAGACAAATTATTTGCCGAATATTCCGTACTTTTAAAAGAGCCAAAAACCAATTTCAGAATTCAAAAGAATAAAAACAAATTCCCCGTTTTATATTTGAAGAACACGAAATTGGAGCAAAACTTTTCTCTCTCCCATCACGGAAAATTTGCAGCTTTTGCCATTGCGTTAAGGATCTCCTAAATGCTCGTTAAACATTATTAAAGGTGAAGCCTTTTGCAAGTTCACTTTGTAAATTGAATTATAATTTAAAAAAAAATATCTTATGAAAACAGTAGATAAAATGGAAGTTTTACACAGCCAAACAGCCGAATTTATTTTACAAGGAGAGATAGGGAAATTTTTGAAATTGATCCCTGATACTTTTATTATTAAGGGAAGCGAACAAGAAAATGGATTTAATCAAGGATATGCTATTAGACATATTAATAGAAAAGACATTCTTTTAATAGATGTTGTAGAAAAAGAAACCCTTAAAGCTGTTAAGCAACTTGTGGCAGATGGATATACTATTAAAGGGATTATTCTAAGCAATTCTTCGGTTTATAAAAATGCGTATGCCGATCTAAAAACAGTTTCTGAAGACGCTGGAGGTGCCCCAATTTATGCGCATCCAAGAAATTCAATAAACGATGCTTCTTACAAACCAAAGGACATCACCGCCAAGCAAGAAATCGTAAAACATTTTGGTTTAAAAATCTATGATCTCCCAGGGAATGGGGGAGGTTCTATCCTGATCTATTCAGATATCAATGATGGGATGTTATTTACTGGTGAAGATGCGATAGGTTCCAATTATAATATTGAAGAAAACACTTTTTCAAGACCTACCATGGACAGTAAAAATTCTGAATTTGGACTTGCTGAAAGTTGGGGTGCTTTTGAAGAACCCTTCAGTTACCTATTTCCTTTACATGGAAAGCCGGGGTTTAATTTAGAAGCTGGACAACAAACAGATATTTTAAATAAACTTAGCAGAATTCAGTCTTAGGCTGAAAAACAAAATTTTTAAAAGGACTATTTCCGAAGTTTTTTTGCATTGTCCACAATTTTGGTTTTCCTATTACCGAAAACATAAAATTCCGTTCAGTGTTCCTAAAAATTATTTCTCGAATAGTCTTTTTTTTTGTTTTAATGGATTGGATCTTAGGCCATGGTCCTATTCTTTCTTTTTCCTGGCATCTTCTTTTGCTTCATCAGCCTGGTCTTTTGCCTCCGCGGCTTCTTCTTTTGCCTCTTCAATTTCTTCTTCAACTTGTTTTACCATGGGATGATCTTTTACTCCGAATCCTACTATTAGAATTACATTGGAAATTGTTTCGTAAAGCATGGTTACTATTGCCACAAAACCACCACCTAAAATTGCGGCCATGGCCAGACTCACATAATATATTGTAGTAAACCAAGAGCTAGGAACTTCTTCACTTTCGGTGATTGGTAAATTCAGCATCAAAAAGGTAATTACCGAGACTATAATGAGAATGGTAACAAACTTGGCAATGGTCAATACATGGCTATAATGCGCCTTGGTAAGGTTCGAATTTGGAGCCCGTGCTTAAACTTAACAGGGGCAACATGAGCGCCAAAATTGTAGAATACCCCAAAATTACCGTATTACAAAGCATATTTATTCCGGCAAGGGAAGTAGAGAGCAACTCTTTGGCTTTATATCCAGATACTTATCCCAAAATATAGGTTCCAATTCCCATAATAATTGTGGAAACCACACCTCCTGCAATAGCACGCTTTACAATAACATTCATACTTATATTATATTTAAAATAATTTATTTTTACTTCTCACTTTTATTTTTATAGAGCGTTATAAGCTATAAGATATTGTTAAACAGGGACCAATATCCATCTAAATTCGATATTTTAAGGAGTAAAATCACAAAAAATGAAAAACCTGAATGTTACCCAAAAGCTTATAAAATCACATTTACTAGAAGGTGAAATGACTCCCGGCAAAGAAATTGGAATTAAGATAGATCAGGCTTTATTACAAGATGCTACTGGAACCTTGGTACAATTGGAGTTGGAAGCTATGGAGCTAAAAAAAGCCAAAACGGAAGTTGCCGTTCAATATGTAGATCATAATCTTTTACAAACAGATTTTAAAAATGCCGATGATCATTTATTCCTTCTTTCTGCTGCGCAAAGATTTGGATTATGGTATAGTAGGCCAGGGAACGGAGTGAGCCACCCTGTGCATATGGAACGATTTGGAAAACCTGGAAAAACATTGGTAGGATCTGACAGTCACAGTTGTGCTGCCGGTTCTTTAGGCATGTTGGCAATTGGGACAGGAGGTTTAGATGTTGCCGCAGCCATTGCCGGGAAACCCTATTTTGTAAAGATGCCTAGAATTTGGGGTGTAAAGCTTTCTGGAAAACTGCCAGATTGGGTGAGTGCCAAAGATGTGATCTTGGAAATGTTACGCAGACATGATGTAAAAGGAGGCGTTGGAAAGATCGTAGAGTATTATGGTGAAGGTTTAAAACATTTAAGTGCTATGGACAGGCATGTGATTGCAAATATGGGAGCAGAGCTTGGAGCAACCACTACCGTATTTCCCAGTGAT
It encodes:
- a CDS encoding beta-ketoacyl-[acyl-carrier-protein] synthase family protein; the encoded protein is MEKRVVITGLGICAPNGVSIPKFKEALRAGTSGITFHPQLKELNFSCQIGGKPEISEAKLAEYFTPLQLRGLNSSGIVYGVISGTDAWKDAGLQISHKDSPDWASGIIFGTGILGVDKFREAIHLIDAGKTRRLGSTSVIQTMASGISAYLGGILGCGNQVTTNSSACTTGTEALLMGYERIKAGKATRMLVGSCSDYGPYVWGGFDAMRILPGNFNENPEAASKPMSADASGFVPGSGAGSLVLEDLEAALERGAKIYAEVLGGEVNSGGQRGAGSMTAANNEAVQRCITGALNNSKISASEIDSINGHLTATSKDSIEIANWAEALNLKSVESFPYINSLKGMTGHCLSASGSMECVASVLEIAKGFVFPNINCEEIHPEILELIPEERIPRKTIEKPINIIAKASFGFGDVNAVAIFKKYV
- a CDS encoding 3-hydroxyacyl-ACP dehydratase FabZ family protein, yielding MNYNSIISALPYSKPFLFVDEILEVNAEACKGTYTFLEDAYFYKGHFKDHPVTPGVILTECMSQIGVVCLGIYLLNSLVDTKSLAAEEIEIALSSTQIDFFLPIYPGEQVRVVSKKEYFRFHKLKCAVEMFNSNNELVCRGMIAGMMKT
- a CDS encoding enoyl-ACP reductase codes for the protein MVAEFKDLNYWALILGGSSGLGLATARKLAKHGMNIIIIHRDRRSEIPDIEEAFEDIRESGVRLESFNIDAVQKDKREDLIKEITNILGEKGKIRTLVHSIAKGNLKPMSGKGPFLENIDFQITIDAMALSLYDWTEAVYQAGLFAKDARVVSFTSEGNKKAWENYAAVSAAKVVLEAITRSMALEFARYGIRANCIQAGVTVTRSFQMIPGNETLRMHALKHNPFKRLTVPNDVANVVYLLSKDEASWITGTIIPVNGGEHLK
- a CDS encoding 4'-phosphopantetheinyl transferase superfamily protein, with translation MIGNDIIDLEIPISPNWNTTRYLNKLFTSSEQTAIFDSEEPEIWLQLFWSLKEAAYKAHQRQFNLPRKYNPLDFICEIISEEKEAVQGILRIKGLIYFSTSTITSTYIHSTAMTGSEINREACIKILDGESALKDKLFAEYSVLLKEPKTNFRIQKNKNKFPVLYLKNTKLEQNFSLSHHGKFAAFAIALRIS
- a CDS encoding phosphopantetheine-binding protein, which codes for MTDNTILEKIKIIVTPYVQRQEGLDDFDEKTDFLTDLEINSANLVDVILDVEDEFNIEIDNASMEGMLTAGDAKRIILTKMEN